The Halococcus sediminicola genome has a segment encoding these proteins:
- a CDS encoding universal stress protein, with translation MALETVLLALGPGDAERTDRLAEETIDIAGPSEATVILGHVFTEAEYERAIDRLGFDVTAGEVSPNEVAHRHATVRELGDRLDEAGVEFAVGGAVGDHGDSIIGLAEESGADMVIVGGRRRSPTGKAVFGSTAQTVMLSAPCPVTFVRADTT, from the coding sequence ATGGCACTCGAAACCGTTCTTCTGGCGCTCGGGCCGGGTGACGCCGAGCGCACCGACAGGCTTGCCGAGGAGACCATCGACATCGCCGGGCCGTCCGAGGCCACAGTCATCCTGGGCCACGTCTTCACCGAGGCCGAGTACGAGCGCGCCATCGACAGGCTCGGTTTCGACGTCACGGCCGGCGAGGTCTCGCCGAACGAGGTGGCACACCGCCACGCGACGGTCCGCGAACTCGGCGACAGACTCGACGAGGCGGGCGTCGAGTTCGCCGTCGGCGGCGCGGTCGGCGACCACGGCGACAGCATCATCGGACTGGCCGAGGAGTCGGGAGCCGACATGGTCATCGTCGGCGGGCGGCGGCGCTCGCCGACGGGCAAGGCCGTCTTCGGCTCCACGGCCCAGACGGTGATGCTCTCGGCACCGTGTCCGGTGACGTTCGTCCGAGCGGACACGACGTGA
- a CDS encoding ABC transporter ATP-binding protein, with the protein MAKVTLEGVTKRYDDVVAVDDMNLEIPDGEFVTLVGPSGCGKSTTMETVAGLTMPTEGTVHIGEREVTNLPPKDRGIAMVFQNIALFPHMDVYDNISFGLRLRSFDEDEMDRRVENAAEIVQMQGMLDRMPSEMSGGQRQRVAIARALVREPDVFLMDEPLANLDAKLRVHMRTELQRIHRELDTTIIYVTHDQAEAMTMSDRIAVIDGGQLQQIDPPLVCYNEPDNLFVAGFIGSPSMNFVEGTVGANGFGSEHVDVEFDAGPMDLGEGDAVTLGIRPEDIYPTDEAGSVSHPTAEIETTVDVLEPMGDEIFVYLLLTEDAETDLEDPEAGDQLQMSVDPASDIEAGDTVTVVLDREKVHLFDTDSGAALEHGLIQPTRTEGTTGTEAETDD; encoded by the coding sequence ATGGCAAAAGTCACCCTCGAAGGAGTCACGAAACGCTACGACGACGTCGTCGCGGTCGACGACATGAATCTCGAAATTCCCGACGGCGAGTTCGTCACCCTCGTCGGACCCTCGGGCTGTGGGAAATCGACGACGATGGAGACCGTCGCCGGTCTCACGATGCCCACCGAGGGAACGGTACACATCGGCGAGCGGGAGGTGACGAACCTCCCACCGAAAGACAGGGGAATCGCGATGGTCTTCCAGAACATCGCGCTGTTCCCGCACATGGACGTCTACGACAACATCTCGTTCGGGCTTCGACTCAGGAGCTTCGACGAGGACGAGATGGATCGGCGGGTCGAGAACGCCGCCGAGATCGTCCAGATGCAGGGGATGTTAGACCGAATGCCCAGCGAGATGTCGGGCGGCCAGCGCCAGCGCGTCGCCATCGCGCGGGCGCTGGTACGCGAACCGGACGTCTTCTTGATGGACGAGCCGCTGGCGAACCTCGACGCCAAGCTCAGGGTGCATATGCGCACGGAACTCCAGCGCATCCACCGCGAACTCGACACGACCATCATCTACGTCACCCACGACCAGGCGGAGGCGATGACAATGTCCGACCGCATCGCGGTCATCGACGGGGGACAGCTCCAGCAGATCGATCCCCCTCTCGTCTGCTACAACGAACCGGACAACCTGTTCGTCGCGGGGTTCATCGGCTCGCCGAGCATGAACTTCGTCGAGGGCACAGTGGGTGCCAACGGTTTCGGATCGGAACACGTCGACGTCGAGTTCGACGCCGGACCGATGGACCTCGGCGAGGGCGATGCGGTCACGCTCGGCATCAGGCCGGAGGACATCTATCCCACCGACGAGGCCGGGTCGGTCTCGCATCCGACGGCCGAGATCGAGACGACCGTCGACGTGCTCGAACCGATGGGCGACGAGATATTCGTCTATCTCCTGCTCACCGAAGACGCCGAGACGGACCTCGAAGACCCTGAGGCCGGCGACCAGTTGCAGATGAGTGTCGATCCCGCCTCCGATATCGAGGCCGGCGACACCGTGACGGTGGTCCTCGACCGCGAGAAAGTCCATCTGTTCGATACCGATTCCGGCGCGGCGCTCGAACACGGGCTAATCCAGCCGACACGGACCGAGGGAACGACCGGTACGGAGGCCGAGACGGACGACTGA
- a CDS encoding Gfo/Idh/MocA family protein: protein MPSSSPTIGIIGLGNVGRFHADRLIDNGATVVGSDIDPDARTRFAESYATSAYEDVADLFADADGVLVATPNRYHEEYAVAALDAGLDVLLEKPVAHSLESAEAIAAAADESSGFVMTGFKNRFANPVEVLKGFQNEGRFGTPRHVEANYIRRRGIPGRGSWFTSQSASGGGSLIDIGVHAIDLALFFLDFPEVVEVSATTRSAFGSREDYAYLEMLGEDLGPSDFDVDDSVSAFIRCANGATVSLEAAWATNRPTNHEFLLRGTDAGALFDRNENSLTIYESSTAGADHLTDTTVTTRPNDAMLAEQAAFLEGIESGTPPERNTIAEGLTVQRVIDAIYRSADAERAVRLDGTPDATAELD, encoded by the coding sequence ATGCCCTCCTCTTCTCCGACCATCGGTATCATCGGTCTCGGAAACGTCGGCCGCTTTCACGCCGACCGTCTCATCGACAACGGGGCCACGGTCGTCGGCAGCGACATCGACCCCGACGCCCGCACCCGCTTCGCCGAATCGTACGCGACCAGCGCGTACGAGGACGTGGCCGATCTCTTCGCCGACGCTGACGGCGTGCTCGTCGCGACGCCGAACCGCTATCACGAGGAGTACGCCGTCGCGGCGCTCGACGCCGGACTCGACGTGCTCCTCGAAAAACCGGTCGCCCACTCGCTCGAAAGCGCCGAGGCGATCGCCGCGGCGGCCGACGAGAGCAGCGGGTTCGTCATGACCGGGTTCAAAAACCGCTTTGCGAACCCCGTCGAGGTGCTGAAAGGGTTCCAGAACGAGGGGCGCTTCGGTACCCCACGCCACGTCGAGGCCAACTACATCCGGCGACGCGGCATCCCCGGACGGGGATCGTGGTTCACCAGTCAATCGGCTTCGGGTGGTGGATCGCTCATCGACATCGGCGTCCACGCCATCGATCTCGCCCTCTTCTTCCTCGATTTCCCCGAAGTCGTCGAAGTGTCGGCGACGACGCGCTCGGCGTTCGGTTCGCGCGAGGACTACGCCTATCTCGAAATGCTCGGTGAGGACCTCGGACCGTCGGATTTCGACGTCGACGACTCGGTGAGCGCGTTCATCCGGTGTGCGAACGGCGCGACGGTGAGCCTCGAAGCCGCGTGGGCGACCAACCGCCCGACCAATCACGAGTTCCTGCTCCGGGGAACCGACGCCGGAGCGCTGTTCGACCGCAACGAGAACAGCCTCACCATCTACGAGAGCAGCACTGCCGGTGCGGACCACCTGACGGATACGACGGTGACGACGCGCCCCAACGACGCCATGCTGGCCGAACAGGCGGCGTTCCTGGAGGGTATCGAGAGCGGCACGCCCCCGGAGCGAAATACGATCGCGGAGGGGTTGACCGTCCAGCGCGTCATCGACGCCATCTATCGGTCGGCGGATGCCGAGCGCGCGGTGCGCCTCGACGGCACGCCGGACGCCACGGCTGAACTCGACTGA
- a CDS encoding carbohydrate ABC transporter permease: MSTEQSTETGAQGGSGIYAGAVRWLENLSETAFAYLLLIPAMLVLLVISLWPLASTFEMSLHADSITGAAQLGEFVGLRNYVALLTGQLDTVALPQPFFDPSAPFQSALIVTIIFTIVAVFFETLIGFGQALVLDQDFRGRRWVRVAIIIPWAVPIVIQGMIFFLMFQPGIGFGVDVVTALGGSGTPLVNSAEALPIVILADVWKTTAFMALLILAGLQSVDRSLYDVAKVAGATKWQQFRMITFPLILPTVLVAMLFRTISSMRIYGLIETASSCTTVPSLSCLVVTTFSTRRYGTAAAVAFVTAAIIAVVVSIYIVRYWQGSQGVA, encoded by the coding sequence ATGTCCACAGAACAATCGACCGAAACGGGTGCACAGGGCGGTTCGGGAATCTACGCCGGCGCGGTGCGCTGGCTCGAAAACCTGAGCGAGACGGCCTTTGCCTATCTCCTCTTGATACCCGCGATGTTGGTACTGCTGGTGATCTCGCTCTGGCCGCTCGCGAGCACCTTCGAGATGTCGCTGCACGCAGACAGTATCACGGGCGCGGCACAGCTCGGCGAGTTCGTCGGCCTCAGGAACTACGTCGCACTGCTCACCGGCCAGCTCGATACCGTCGCGCTGCCACAGCCGTTTTTCGACCCGAGCGCGCCGTTCCAGAGCGCGCTCATCGTGACTATCATCTTCACGATCGTCGCGGTCTTTTTCGAGACGCTCATCGGGTTCGGGCAGGCGCTCGTGCTCGATCAGGACTTCCGCGGCCGGCGCTGGGTTCGCGTCGCGATCATCATCCCGTGGGCGGTCCCCATCGTGATCCAGGGGATGATCTTCTTCCTCATGTTCCAGCCCGGCATCGGTTTCGGCGTCGACGTCGTCACGGCGCTCGGCGGGTCGGGAACTCCCCTCGTGAACAGCGCCGAGGCGCTGCCGATCGTCATTTTGGCCGACGTCTGGAAGACCACCGCGTTCATGGCGCTCCTGATCCTCGCCGGCCTCCAGAGCGTCGACAGGAGTCTCTACGACGTGGCGAAGGTCGCGGGCGCGACGAAGTGGCAGCAGTTCCGGATGATCACCTTCCCGCTCATCCTGCCGACGGTGCTGGTCGCCATGCTCTTTCGGACCATCTCCTCGATGCGCATCTACGGGCTCATCGAGACGGCGAGTAGCTGTACGACCGTGCCGTCGCTGTCCTGTCTGGTCGTGACGACGTTCAGCACGCGACGGTACGGGACCGCGGCGGCGGTGGCGTTCGTGACCGCGGCCATCATCGCCGTCGTGGTGTCGATCTACATCGTCAGATACTGGCAGGGCTCCCAGGGGGTGGCCTGA
- a CDS encoding carbohydrate ABC transporter permease: MASAQADESETEGGPFTRWVKGSIQNPDRTYRAMFYVVTIFFLITTLFPFYWLLVLALTPESAIIDMGLLPKGFNPGAFITVFERLPFHIYLFNSFVIALGTTVFVLVLASLAGYVFGRLDFPGRGVLMLVVLAISYFPPAAFLLPLFRLFTGNVEILGLSSPMLFNTPVGIGLPLSALFMPLSIFILTTFYGQIPDGLEDAARVEGTTRLGALFRVIIPLSAPGVATAGVLTFINVYNEFFFSFLMTDGQAQNWAPLVWGILGYQTQYTASYNLMAAASIIGVLPVAILVVIAQERIVSGLTSGALKE, encoded by the coding sequence ATGGCGAGCGCACAGGCCGACGAGAGCGAAACCGAGGGTGGGCCGTTCACCCGGTGGGTAAAGGGGTCGATTCAGAACCCGGACCGAACCTACCGTGCGATGTTCTACGTGGTGACGATCTTCTTCCTCATCACGACGCTGTTTCCGTTCTACTGGCTGCTGGTGCTCGCGCTCACGCCCGAGAGCGCCATCATCGACATGGGGTTGTTGCCGAAGGGATTCAATCCCGGCGCGTTCATCACCGTCTTCGAGCGCCTGCCCTTTCACATCTACCTGTTCAACAGCTTCGTTATCGCGCTCGGGACCACCGTATTCGTGCTCGTCCTGGCGAGTCTCGCGGGCTACGTCTTTGGCCGACTCGATTTCCCCGGCCGGGGCGTCCTGATGCTGGTGGTGCTCGCCATCTCGTATTTCCCGCCGGCGGCGTTTCTCCTGCCCCTGTTCCGGCTCTTTACGGGCAACGTCGAGATACTTGGTCTCAGCAGCCCGATGCTGTTCAACACGCCAGTGGGCATCGGACTCCCACTCAGCGCGCTGTTCATGCCGCTGTCGATATTTATCCTCACCACCTTCTACGGGCAGATCCCCGACGGACTCGAAGACGCCGCGCGCGTCGAGGGCACTACCCGACTGGGCGCACTGTTCAGAGTGATCATCCCGCTGTCGGCACCCGGCGTGGCGACCGCGGGCGTACTCACCTTCATCAACGTCTACAACGAGTTCTTCTTTTCGTTCCTGATGACCGACGGACAGGCACAGAACTGGGCCCCGCTCGTCTGGGGCATTCTGGGCTATCAGACCCAGTACACCGCATCGTACAACCTGATGGCGGCCGCGAGCATCATCGGCGTGTTGCCGGTGGCCATCCTCGTGGTCATCGCCCAGGAACGGATCGTCAGCGGTCTCACCAGCGGCGCACTCAAGGAGTAA
- a CDS encoding extracellular solute-binding protein, with product MNGSNTHGSVSRRNFLRAAGASGAAVALAGCTAGGTEAGPNAVRWVTDSTAADSAGAIRKALWKAGLSKDIYVDVIAGPSQTGARQSQYTRWLSADLADPDLLMMDSGWALNFINRAQVLNLTENLPQSTVKLIENKYFQAAVETARGGDGDLYAVPLFPDFPTMLYRKDLVKKAGYNPEKENWATESMRWKKFSKVVADAKKQANVPYGFAFQGNIYEGLSCCDFNEFMTSWGGAYFGGRDSLFGPIGKRPVTVAEEPVVNAVKMVKTFISGSDAPNTLDGYEQISPNAVLSWTEDPSLSAFTAGNAVALRNWPYAIPSAGEAFESKDQLGVMPIPYATPQKKSKYKNIGGPTAALGGWHNAVNPNSDQKEKALQVLQTMTKPSFQRTLVEITGWLPPNREVFSSKKVRQIPYTGDYIDQLRVAGENAIPRPVTVVWPQQATKIAQQVHAGFSGASPPKQAMNTLKDQLVAIEDFNAQ from the coding sequence ATGAACGGTTCCAACACACACGGGAGTGTCTCCCGTCGAAACTTCCTGCGGGCGGCCGGCGCGTCGGGAGCGGCGGTCGCGCTCGCGGGCTGTACCGCCGGCGGCACGGAGGCCGGCCCGAACGCCGTCCGCTGGGTGACCGACTCGACGGCCGCCGACAGCGCGGGAGCGATACGGAAGGCGCTCTGGAAGGCGGGACTGTCGAAGGACATCTACGTCGACGTCATCGCCGGTCCCTCCCAGACGGGTGCCCGCCAATCACAGTACACTCGCTGGCTGTCGGCGGACCTTGCGGATCCGGACTTGCTGATGATGGACAGCGGCTGGGCGCTCAACTTCATCAACCGGGCGCAGGTGCTCAATCTCACCGAGAACCTCCCCCAGTCGACGGTCAAACTCATCGAGAACAAGTACTTCCAAGCGGCAGTCGAGACGGCCAGAGGCGGCGACGGCGACCTTTATGCGGTCCCCCTGTTTCCGGATTTCCCGACGATGCTCTACCGGAAGGATCTGGTGAAGAAGGCCGGTTACAACCCCGAAAAGGAGAACTGGGCGACCGAGTCGATGCGCTGGAAGAAGTTCTCGAAGGTCGTCGCCGACGCGAAGAAACAGGCGAACGTCCCCTACGGCTTCGCCTTTCAGGGAAACATCTACGAGGGCCTCTCGTGCTGTGACTTCAACGAGTTCATGACGAGTTGGGGCGGGGCGTACTTCGGTGGTCGTGACTCCCTCTTTGGACCCATCGGCAAACGCCCGGTGACGGTCGCCGAGGAGCCGGTCGTCAACGCGGTCAAGATGGTCAAGACGTTCATCTCCGGCTCGGACGCCCCGAACACGCTCGACGGCTACGAGCAGATATCGCCGAACGCGGTGCTCAGCTGGACCGAAGACCCCTCGCTGAGCGCGTTCACGGCGGGCAACGCGGTCGCGCTGCGCAACTGGCCGTACGCGATCCCCTCGGCCGGCGAGGCGTTCGAATCGAAGGACCAACTCGGCGTGATGCCGATCCCGTACGCCACGCCACAGAAGAAATCGAAGTACAAGAACATCGGCGGTCCGACGGCCGCCCTCGGCGGCTGGCATAATGCTGTGAATCCGAACTCCGACCAGAAGGAAAAGGCGCTGCAGGTGCTCCAGACGATGACGAAACCGTCCTTCCAGCGCACGCTGGTCGAGATCACGGGCTGGCTGCCGCCCAACCGGGAGGTGTTCTCCTCGAAGAAGGTGCGACAGATTCCGTACACCGGGGACTACATCGACCAGTTGCGGGTCGCCGGTGAGAACGCGATTCCCCGGCCCGTCACCGTCGTCTGGCCCCAGCAGGCGACCAAGATCGCCCAGCAGGTTCACGCCGGCTTCTCGGGTGCCAGTCCCCCGAAACAGGCGATGAACACGCTCAAAGACCAGCTCGTCGCCATCGAAGACTTCAACGCACAATAG